In Promicromonospora sp. Populi, one genomic interval encodes:
- a CDS encoding response regulator: MPPGPDVAEGSIRVLIVDDQSMIRAGFAALLDAHEGITVVGTADDGAGITEVVRHTQPDVVLMDIRMPKVNGLDAARAILGMPGIPPKVIMLTTFDADEYVFSALRAGASGFLLKDSPPEELTHAVRMVAAGEALLSPKITRALIADYATRPTLPSSPDATLSTLTERELDVMKLVAAGQSNAEIAADLVLAEQTVKTHVSRILNKLDLRDRTQMVVCAYESGLVRAGR, translated from the coding sequence ATGCCGCCAGGACCCGACGTTGCCGAGGGTTCGATCCGGGTACTGATCGTCGACGACCAGTCGATGATCCGTGCCGGCTTCGCGGCGCTCCTGGACGCGCACGAGGGGATAACGGTCGTGGGCACGGCCGACGACGGCGCCGGGATCACCGAGGTCGTGCGCCATACGCAGCCCGACGTCGTGCTGATGGACATCCGGATGCCGAAGGTCAACGGGCTCGACGCGGCCCGCGCGATCCTGGGTATGCCCGGGATCCCGCCGAAGGTGATCATGCTGACCACGTTCGACGCCGATGAGTACGTGTTCTCGGCGCTACGGGCGGGGGCGAGCGGGTTCCTGCTGAAGGACTCCCCGCCCGAGGAGCTCACCCACGCGGTCCGGATGGTCGCGGCGGGCGAGGCGCTGCTGTCCCCGAAGATCACGCGGGCGCTGATCGCCGACTATGCGACGCGCCCCACCCTGCCGTCCTCGCCCGACGCGACGCTCTCCACGCTGACCGAGCGGGAGCTCGACGTGATGAAGCTCGTCGCCGCCGGGCAGTCGAACGCCGAGATCGCCGCCGATCTGGTCCTGGCCGAGCAGACGGTCAAGACGCACGTCTCGCGCATCCTGAACAAGCTCGACCTGCGCGACCGGACACAGATGGTGGTCTGCGCCTACGAGTCGGGGCTGGTGCGCGCGGGGCGCTGA
- a CDS encoding histidine kinase has translation MNHPSNAAPLHEAALSRGAAARGRGPRHWRLRSLTRLDLTTFSIARREVIWMWTVVSIAAVALVAVGWPVTASGYDTHPAPAMAWTLVHCAAVILAVRWPWAGLGASIPAALALMVVTADAGPEWPWPWPVTVLLAHCLTVLVLALRHSWYWAASLWSAGAMLTVLAPALIVDDAGESAVANGVVLVSLSGGIALVGVLMRLWILSVVRMEQAERLSVAEAGRRRELEERNRIARELHDVVAHSMSVITVQATTARYRQPGLDEAVQQEFEEIAASSRRALGEMRGLLGVLRGHDTAPTAPLPTLSDVAGLIESTRASGVEITYTGTDTHVPDAIGLTGFRVVQEALSNALRHAPGSAVTVTISDDPHDLRVRVTNTPPARDEEPTPGARLGLAGISERVAAVGGRVTAGPTPDGGFELTATLPVVEDTDPLLT, from the coding sequence ATGAACCACCCAAGCAACGCGGCACCGCTGCACGAGGCGGCACTGTCACGCGGCGCGGCCGCACGCGGCCGCGGGCCGCGGCACTGGCGGCTGCGCTCTCTGACCCGCCTCGACCTCACCACCTTCTCGATCGCCCGCCGCGAGGTCATCTGGATGTGGACGGTCGTCTCGATCGCCGCCGTCGCGCTCGTCGCCGTCGGCTGGCCCGTCACGGCATCCGGGTACGACACCCATCCCGCCCCCGCGATGGCCTGGACCCTCGTGCACTGCGCCGCCGTGATCCTGGCCGTGCGCTGGCCGTGGGCCGGGCTCGGCGCATCCATCCCGGCGGCCCTGGCCCTGATGGTCGTGACGGCAGACGCCGGCCCCGAATGGCCGTGGCCCTGGCCCGTCACCGTGCTCCTCGCACACTGCCTGACCGTGCTTGTGCTCGCCCTGCGCCACTCCTGGTACTGGGCCGCGTCGCTGTGGTCGGCCGGGGCGATGCTCACCGTCCTCGCCCCGGCCTTGATCGTGGACGACGCCGGAGAGTCCGCCGTCGCCAACGGCGTAGTGCTCGTCTCGCTCAGCGGCGGCATCGCCCTGGTCGGCGTCCTCATGCGCCTCTGGATCCTCAGCGTCGTCCGCATGGAACAGGCCGAGCGGCTCAGCGTCGCCGAAGCCGGCCGCCGCCGAGAGCTCGAGGAACGCAACCGGATAGCCCGCGAGCTGCACGACGTCGTCGCGCACAGCATGTCCGTCATCACCGTCCAGGCCACCACCGCGCGCTACCGCCAGCCCGGCCTCGACGAGGCCGTACAGCAGGAGTTCGAGGAGATCGCAGCCTCCTCCCGGCGCGCCCTGGGCGAGATGCGCGGCCTGCTGGGCGTCCTGCGCGGCCACGACACCGCACCCACCGCCCCGCTGCCCACCCTGTCCGACGTCGCCGGGCTCATCGAGTCCACCCGCGCCTCCGGCGTCGAGATCACCTACACCGGCACCGACACACACGTGCCCGACGCCATCGGCCTCACCGGGTTCCGCGTCGTCCAGGAAGCCCTGAGCAACGCCCTGCGCCACGCCCCAGGATCCGCCGTGACCGTCACCATCTCCGACGACCCGCACGACCTGCGGGTCCGCGTCACCAACACACCACCCGCACGCGACGAGGAACCCACACCGGGCGCGCGCCTCGGCCTGGCGGGCATCAGCGAACGCGTCGCCGCCGTCGGCGGAAGGGTCACCGCCGGCCCCACCCCCGACGGCGGATTCGAGCTCACCGCCACCCTCCCCGTCGTCGAGGACACCGACCCACTACTCACGTAG
- a CDS encoding ATP-binding cassette domain-containing protein gives MDIHPADGHDLIRVQGARENNLKDISLDIPKRRLTVFTGVSGSGKSSLVFATVAAESQRMINETYSAFVQGFMPSLDRPEVDQLDGLTTAIVVDQERLGANPRSTLGTVTDTNALLRILFSRLGQPQVGPPIAFSFNVPARKASGVMTSSTGEKTIVREQVYHGGMCPKCEGRGQVSDLDLTKFFDDSLSLADGAIKIPGYNADGWMVASYTESGFLDPNKPIRDYSETELHDFLHKEPTKIKAKGINITYEGLVSKIRKSVLSKDVESLQPHVRAFVEQAVTFVTCPECDGTRLAEAARSSKIDGINIADACAMQISDLAAWVRKLATTDDGAATGPLLAGLQLQLEKFDEIGLGYLSLDRPSGTLSGGEAQRTKLIRHLGSALTDVTYVFDEPTIGLHPHDIQRMNRLLVELRDKGNTVLVVEHKPEAIAIADHVVDLGPGAGSAGGTIQFEGTVEELRKSDTLTGRHLGYRSKLKDSVRTASGALEIRGASTHNLRDVDVDVPLGVLTVVTGVAGSGKSSLIHRSLPDDGGVVTVDQGAIKGSRRSNPATYTGLLDPIRKAFAKANGVKPALFSANSEGACPTCKGAGVIYTELGFMDTVATTCEDCGGKRFDASALVYTLGGGQAGSAGETGKDISEVLAMPVAEATAFFAKDGPAPVPAAHKILERLTDVGLGYLGIGQPLTTLSGGERQRLKLAVEMAREGGVYVLDEPTTGLHLADVANLLGLLDRLVESGKSVIVIEHHQAVMAHADWIIDLGPGAGHDGGRVVFEGTPADLVAQARAGQPTVTGEHLADYVGA, from the coding sequence ATGGACATCCACCCCGCCGACGGCCACGACCTCATCCGTGTCCAGGGCGCTCGCGAGAACAACCTCAAGGACATCAGCCTTGATATCCCGAAGCGCCGGCTGACCGTGTTCACGGGCGTCTCCGGTTCGGGCAAGAGCTCGCTGGTGTTCGCGACCGTCGCCGCGGAGTCGCAGCGGATGATCAACGAGACCTACAGCGCGTTCGTGCAGGGTTTCATGCCGTCCCTGGACCGGCCGGAGGTGGATCAGCTCGACGGGCTGACCACGGCGATCGTCGTCGACCAGGAGCGGCTGGGGGCCAACCCGCGGTCCACGCTCGGCACCGTCACGGACACGAACGCGCTGTTGCGCATCCTGTTCAGCAGGCTGGGGCAGCCGCAGGTCGGGCCGCCGATCGCGTTCTCGTTCAACGTCCCGGCGCGCAAGGCGAGCGGGGTCATGACCTCGTCCACGGGCGAGAAGACGATCGTGCGCGAGCAGGTCTACCACGGCGGCATGTGCCCGAAGTGCGAGGGCCGCGGCCAGGTCTCCGACCTGGACCTGACCAAGTTCTTCGACGACTCGCTGTCGCTGGCCGACGGCGCGATCAAGATCCCCGGCTACAACGCCGACGGCTGGATGGTGGCCAGCTACACCGAGTCGGGCTTCCTGGACCCGAACAAGCCGATCCGCGACTACAGCGAGACCGAGCTGCACGACTTCCTGCACAAGGAGCCCACCAAGATCAAGGCCAAGGGCATCAACATCACCTATGAGGGCCTTGTCTCGAAGATCCGTAAGTCGGTGCTCAGCAAGGACGTCGAGTCCCTCCAGCCCCACGTCCGGGCGTTCGTGGAGCAGGCGGTCACGTTCGTGACCTGCCCGGAGTGTGACGGGACCCGTCTGGCGGAGGCGGCGCGCTCGTCGAAGATCGACGGCATCAACATCGCCGACGCGTGCGCCATGCAGATCAGCGACCTGGCCGCCTGGGTGCGCAAGCTCGCCACCACCGACGACGGCGCGGCCACCGGCCCGCTCCTGGCGGGGCTGCAGCTGCAGCTGGAGAAGTTCGACGAGATCGGCCTCGGATATCTCTCGCTCGACCGGCCCTCGGGCACGCTGTCCGGGGGAGAGGCGCAGCGCACCAAGCTGATCCGGCACCTCGGCTCGGCGCTGACCGACGTCACGTACGTCTTCGACGAGCCGACCATCGGCCTGCACCCGCACGACATCCAGCGCATGAACCGCCTGCTGGTCGAGCTGCGGGACAAGGGCAACACCGTGCTCGTCGTCGAGCACAAGCCGGAGGCCATCGCGATCGCCGACCACGTGGTCGACCTCGGGCCTGGCGCCGGGTCGGCGGGCGGCACCATCCAGTTCGAGGGCACGGTCGAGGAGCTTCGCAAGAGCGACACCCTCACCGGCCGGCACCTCGGATACCGCTCCAAGCTCAAGGACTCGGTGCGTACGGCGTCCGGGGCGCTGGAGATCCGCGGGGCCAGCACGCACAACCTGCGCGACGTCGACGTCGACGTGCCGCTCGGTGTGCTCACCGTAGTGACCGGCGTGGCCGGGTCCGGCAAGAGCTCGCTGATCCATCGCTCGCTCCCGGACGACGGCGGCGTCGTCACCGTCGACCAGGGTGCGATCAAGGGATCACGCCGGTCCAACCCCGCGACCTACACGGGCCTGCTGGACCCGATCCGCAAGGCGTTCGCCAAGGCCAACGGCGTCAAGCCGGCCCTGTTCAGCGCGAACTCCGAGGGCGCCTGCCCCACCTGCAAGGGCGCAGGCGTGATCTACACGGAGCTCGGCTTCATGGACACCGTGGCCACCACCTGCGAGGACTGCGGCGGCAAGCGGTTCGACGCCTCGGCCCTGGTCTACACGCTCGGCGGCGGCCAGGCCGGCAGCGCCGGCGAGACCGGCAAGGACATCAGCGAGGTGCTCGCGATGCCGGTGGCCGAGGCCACGGCATTCTTCGCCAAGGATGGTCCCGCGCCCGTTCCGGCCGCGCACAAGATCCTGGAGCGCCTGACCGACGTCGGCCTCGGTTACCTCGGCATCGGTCAGCCGCTGACCACGTTGTCCGGGGGAGAGCGGCAGCGGCTCAAGCTCGCCGTCGAGATGGCTCGTGAGGGTGGCGTCTACGTGCTCGACGAGCCCACCACCGGCCTGCACCTGGCCGACGTCGCGAACCTGCTCGGCCTGCTCGACCGGCTCGTCGAGTCGGGCAAGTCGGTCATCGTGATCGAGCACCACCAGGCGGTCATGGCGCACGCGGACTGGATCATCGACCTCGGTCCTGGCGCGGGGCACGACGGCGGCCGCGTGGTCTTCGAGGGCACACCCGCCGATCTCGTGGCGCAGGCAAGGGCGGGGCAGCCGACGGTGACGGGGGAGCACCTCGCGGACTACGTCGGCGCGTGA